A genome region from Aphelocoma coerulescens isolate FSJ_1873_10779 chromosome Z unlocalized genomic scaffold, UR_Acoe_1.0 ChrZ, whole genome shotgun sequence includes the following:
- the ARHGEF28 gene encoding rho guanine nucleotide exchange factor 28 isoform X12 — translation MPCSTTRSVEGPMSSASDELSQDDTKPFRDSGVPSKENEDRVSLGVEHRHSTLDVLRKLKSPPTFFAATRLSPMLSGSDEVYANCMVVDQAGELKTNYIHGDGVSSEMSLNPTNSIPMAKSSSSPSLEENDQFIYLPDEQSQRPVKNEENAGLRHAISPSHLYGADSYIPFKTHGYIKDWGQIYADMKKRSSSLDDLEVDCGSGAVSDRSHVHYLPLGSSEALASSRDGLDLPTSLQPKEYTVFGIRSRSYSCSSPKSLVGRPRIPRDFAVGDSNGERAYSLPEQSREQRYGCVSRRAGSRIQEEEWNKDVVPSKNESEKYKVSRTFSFLMNRMTSTRNKCKTKNKDTKDKEKATRHSFSNGSFPGVIPCTVCEKALLGKESLQCSHCSVIVHKSCKECAPVCTKKSQERYHNKNKPQVGVTNALPGDISQMVLSAVHPSSSVPIGLSPGKREASQQLYFLSKSVPSASLERRATQFSEQDSETSPWRSKSQSEEMLQALGTFSSMDAFVMEDDVDLSQWTDLCTDAEEFEAESWSLVVDPMFCSKQEKDVVKRQDVIFELMQTEVHHIHTLFIMSEIFRKGMKEELQLDHSMVDRIFPCLDELLEIHRQFFCRMKDRRQESCEAGSERNFVINRIGDILVQQFSEENATKMEKIYGEFCSHQKEAVNLFKELQQNKKFQNFIKLRNSNMLARRRGIPECILLVTQRITKYPVLVERILQYSKEGTEEQKDLCKALRLIKDIIAAVDLKVNEYEKKQKLLEILCRTENKTYTKLKNGHVFRKQDLMRKERILLHEGLVYWKTATGRFKDTLALLLTDVLLFLQEKDQKYIFAAVDQKPSVISLQRLIVREVANEERGMFLISASSAGPEMYEVHTSSKEERNNWMRHIQEAVESCPEEEEVKVSESDEDRRIAEAKAYRIQKYQESLSNQDQQICSHLEEKLRIYAELGDMCGFDDVHVEPHLLIKHDSGETPQAASLLAAALREVESLHVAVTTSQVSETDRSPEESTDELTVKRTFTANEILESVAGDAERKEIEESPEINLSVEEEVAGASLEDKGGSMNISGSTGTEIVQAIQNLTRLLYSMQAALAIQDSHKELHRLLLQENEKTSRGQASRLNLVLEQEKYRNLEKQRVELANIHKLKQQFQQDQQRWLRECDQRQREQEAREGRLGQRECQCECEEELLEQSRQGLALQLQEYKQSLERLQEGQKMVERERDNVKMQKKLLWHWKHGQQNSLFSPTGGYEIMGHNQLDSLHGENAFYFNEAVVCVSLSRINRSDSSLIYEDGVYGMNISNVAGTDEAGTSENQVDLKMDTSCQPALTSALWKSTSPFQQMSFSCKSNKDSFNNDLNASQTHGPQTSVPNQGSIQSPQVDKLQLNHQPENLQDAESGARVEEEIVYL, via the exons agcacAGACACTCTACCCTTGATGTTCTAAGGAAATTGAAGTCTCCTCCTACTTTCTTTGCTGCAACCAGACTTTCTCCCATGCTGAGTGGAAGTGATGAAGTATATGCCAACTGCATGGTAGTAGACCAA GCTGGAGAATTAAAGACTAACTACATTCATGGAGATGGTGTCAGCAGTGAAATGTCTCTGAATCCCACCAACTCAATCCCGATGGCTAAGAGCTCTTCATCTCCCTCCCTTGAGGAGAATGATCAATTTATATATCTCCCAGATGAACAAAGTCAAAGGCCagtgaaaaatgaagaaaatgcagGATTAAGGCATGCCATTTCACCTTCTCATCTGTATGGAGCAGATTCGTATATTCCATTCAAGACCCATGGATATATTAAGGATTGGGGCCAAATTTATGCtgacatgaaaaaaagaag TTCAAGTCTTGATGACCTTGAAGTAGACTGTGGAAGTGGAGCTGTGTCGGACAGATCCCATGTTCACTACCTTCCCCTCGGCTCTTCAGAGGCCCTGGCTTCTAGCAGAGATGGATTGGACTTACCTACCAGTCTGCAGCCCAAG GAATACACAGTGTTTGGGATTCGGTCACGCTCCTATTCCTGCTCCTCGCCCAAAAGTTTGGTAGGAAGACCTCGCATTCCTCGGGACTTTGCAGTTGGGGATTCAAATGGAG AGAGAGCGTACAGTCTGCCTGAGCAGTCCCGAGAGCAAAGGTATGGGTGTGTGTCGCGGAGAGCcgggagcag GATTCAGGAAGAGGAATGGAATAAAGATGTTGTACCCTCAAAAAATGAGtctgaaaaatataaagtgAGTCGGACTTTCAGCTTTCTGATGAACAGAATGACTAGCACACGGAATAAATGCAAG acaaaaaataaagataCCAAAGATAAGGAGAAAGCAACCAGGCACAGCTTTTCAAATGGTTCTTTCCCAGGAGTTATCCCATGTACAGTCTGTGAAAAGGCTCTCCTAGGAAAGGAGTCACTGCAGTGCTCTC ATTGCAGTGTGATTGTGCATAAAAGCTGCAAGGAGTGCGCTCCTGTGTGCACCAAG AAATCCCAGGAGAGATACCATAATAAAAACAAGCCCCAAGTTGGTGTAACAA ATGCCCTGCCTGGAGACATTTCACAGATGGTGCTATCCGCAGTGCATCCTTCTTCCTCTGTGCCTATTGGACTGTCTCCTGGAAAGAGGGAAGCCTCACAACAGCTGTACTTCTTGTCTAaaagtgtccccagtgccagtTTGGAAAG AAGAGCTACACAATTTTCTGAACAAGACTCTGAGACTAGCCCCTGGAGGTCCAAGTCACAGTCTGAAGAGATGTTACAAGCATTAGGGACCTTTTCTTCAATGGATGCTTTTGTAATGGAAG ATGATGTGGATTTGTCTCAGTGGACTGATCTCTGCACAGATGCAGAAGAATTTGAGGCAGAGTCCTGGAGTCTTGTCGTGGATCCGATGTTCTGTAGCAAGCAAGAAAAGGATGTTGTCAAGCGGCAGGATGTCATATTTG AGTTGATGCAAACAGAAGTACATCACATCCATACCCTGTTCATTATGTCTGAAATATTCCGGAAAGGGATGAAGGAAGAACTGCAGCTTGACCACAGCATGGTGGACAGAATATTCCCCTGCTTAGATGAGCTACTGGAGATACACAGGCAATTCTTCTGCAGAATGAAGGACAGACGGCAGGAATCATGTGAGGCAGGGAGCGAGCGTAATTTTGTCATCAACAGAATTGGAGACATCCTTGTGCAGCAG ttttcagaggaaaatgcaACTAAAATGGAGAAAATATATGGAGAGTTTTGTAGCCATCAGAAAGAAGCTGTTAATCTCTTCAAGGAGCTGCAACAAAACAAGAAGTTCCAGAATTTTATTAAA CTGAGAAATAGTAACATGTTGGCACGACGCCGAGGAATCCCTGAGTGCATTTTACTCGTCACCCAGCGGATCACCAAATACCCTGTTCTGGTTGAAAGGATACTGCAATACTCAAAAG AAGGAACAGAAGAACAAAAAGACCTATGCAAAGCCCTTCGTCTAATTAAGGATATAATTGCAGCAGTAGATTTGAAAGTGAATGAgtatgaaaaaaagcaaaagctgttgGAAATTCTCTGtagaactgaaaacaaaacatatacaaagctgaaaaatggccaTGTTTTTAGGAAGCAAGACTTGATGAGGAAAGAGAGGATACTTCTTCACGAAGGTTTAGTGTATTGGAAGACAGCAACTGGTCGGTTCAAAG ACACCTTAGCTCTGCTTCTAACTGATGTACTACTGTTCTTACAAGAAAAGGATCAAAAATACATCTTTGCAGCTGTT GACCAGAAACCTTCTGTAATCTCCCTTCAGAGGCTCATAGTAAGAGAAGTAGCCAACGAAGAAAGGGGGATGTTCCTGATCAGTGCTTCGTCTGCAGGGCCTGAGATGTATGAGGTTCATACCAGTTCCAAAGAAGAACGTAACAATTGGATGAGGCATATTCAAGAGGCAGTGGAAAG TTGTCCAGAGGAAGAAGAAGTAAAAGTGAGTGAGTCTGATGAGGACAGACGTATTGCCGAGGCCAAGGCATACAGAATTCAGAAATATCAAG AATCACTGAGTAACCAAGACCAGCAAATCTGCAGTCATTTAGAAGAAAAGTTGCGTATCTATGCAGAACTGGGAGATATGTGTGGGTTTGATGATGTCCATGTAGAACCTCACCTACTTATCAAACACGATTCTGGAGAAACTCCACAGGCTGCctcactgctggcagcagcactcaggGAAG TTGAAAGTCTCCATGTCGCTGTAACAACATCACAAGTGAGCGAAACAGACAGATCACCGGAGGAAAGTACTGACGAATTAACTGTGAAGCGTACATTCACTGCCAATGAAATCTTGGAATCTGTTGCTGGTG atgcagaaagaaaagaaattgaagAATCACCAGAAATCAATCTCAGTGTTGAGGAGGAAGTGGCAGGTGCCAGTCTTGAGGATAAG GGAGGAAGTATGAATATTTCAGGATCTACAGGGACAGAG aTTGTACAAGCAATCCAGAACTTAACCCGTCTCTTATACAGCATGCAG GCAGCACTGGCTATCCAGGACAGCCACAAAGAGCTCCATAGGTTACTCCTACAAGAGAATGAGAAGACCAGTCGAGGCCAGGCTTCTCGGCTAAACCTCGTTTTGGAACAAGAAAAATACCGGAATCTGGAAAAACAAAGGGTGGAACTGGCCAACATACACAAGTTGAAGCAGCAGTTTCAGCAGGACCAGCAGCGGTGGCTGCGTGAATGTGACCAGCGGCAGCGGGAGCAGGAGGCGAGGGAGGGCCGGCTGGGGCAGCGGGAGTGCCAGTGCGAGtgtgaggaggagctgctggagcagagccgACAGGGACTGgcgctgcagctgcaggagtaCAAGCAGAGCCTGGAGAGGCTCCAAGAGGGCCAGAAAAtggtggagagagagagagacaatgtgaaaatgcagaagaaacTCCTGTGGCACTGGAAGCATGGTCAGCAAAACAGCCTGTTTTCACCCACAGGGGGCTATGAG aTAATGGGACATAATCAGTTGGACAGCTTACATGGTGAAAATGCATTCTACTTCAATGAAGCTGTAGTGTGTGTGTCTCTAAGCAGAATCAACAGATCAGATTCTTCTCTCATTTATGAGGATGGTGTGTATGGGATGAATATCTCAAATGTAGCAGGGACTGATGAAGCAGGGACTAGTGAAAATCAGGTGGACCTCAAAATGGACACTTCTTGTCAGCCAGCATTAACTAGTGCACTGTGGAAATCCACTAGTCCTTTCCAGCAGATGTCTTTTTCCTGCAAAAGCAACAAGGATTCCTTTAATAATG
- the ARHGEF28 gene encoding rho guanine nucleotide exchange factor 28 isoform X10: protein MDSDSDSPFNYSWPSLPKMRIRRRATKPEHRHSTLDVLRKLKSPPTFFAATRLSPMLSGSDEVYANCMVVDQAGELKTNYIHGDGVSSEMSLNPTNSIPMAKSSSSPSLEENDQFIYLPDEQSQRPVKNEENAGLRHAISPSHLYGADSYIPFKTHGYIKDWGQIYADMKKRSSSLDDLEVDCGSGAVSDRSHVHYLPLGSSEALASSRDGLDLPTSLQPKEYTVFGIRSRSYSCSSPKSLVGRPRIPRDFAVGDSNGERAYSLPEQSREQRYGCVSRRAGSRIQEEEWNKDVVPSKNESEKYKVSRTFSFLMNRMTSTRNKCKTKNKDTKDKEKATRHSFSNGSFPGVIPCTVCEKALLGKESLQCSHCSVIVHKSCKECAPVCTKKSQERYHNKNKPQVGVTNALPGDISQMVLSAVHPSSSVPIGLSPGKREASQQLYFLSKSVPSASLERRATQFSEQDSETSPWRSKSQSEEMLQALGTFSSMDAFVMEDDVDLSQWTDLCTDAEEFEAESWSLVVDPMFCSKQEKDVVKRQDVIFELMQTEVHHIHTLFIMSEIFRKGMKEELQLDHSMVDRIFPCLDELLEIHRQFFCRMKDRRQESCEAGSERNFVINRIGDILVQQFSEENATKMEKIYGEFCSHQKEAVNLFKELQQNKKFQNFIKLRNSNMLARRRGIPECILLVTQRITKYPVLVERILQYSKEGTEEQKDLCKALRLIKDIIAAVDLKVNEYEKKQKLLEILCRTENKTYTKLKNGHVFRKQDLMRKERILLHEGLVYWKTATGRFKDTLALLLTDVLLFLQEKDQKYIFAAVDQKPSVISLQRLIVREVANEERGMFLISASSAGPEMYEVHTSSKEERNNWMRHIQEAVESCPEEEEVKVSESDEDRRIAEAKAYRIQKYQESLSNQDQQICSHLEEKLRIYAELGDMCGFDDVHVEPHLLIKHDSGETPQAASLLAAALREVESLHVAVTTSQVSETDRSPEESTDELTVKRTFTANEILESVAGDAERKEIEESPEINLSVEEEVAGASLEDKGGSMNISGSTGTEIVQAIQNLTRLLYSMQAALAIQDSHKELHRLLLQENEKTSRGQASRLNLVLEQEKYRNLEKQRVELANIHKLKQQFQQDQQRWLRECDQRQREQEAREGRLGQRECQCECEEELLEQSRQGLALQLQEYKQSLERLQEGQKMVERERDNVKMQKKLLWHWKHGQQNSLFSPTGGYEIMGHNQLDSLHGENAFYFNEAVVCVSLSRINRSDSSLIYEDGVYGMNISNVAGTDEAGTSENQVDLKMDTSCQPALTSALWKSTSPFQQMSFSCKSNKDSFNNDLNASQTHGPQTSVPNQGSIQSPQVDKLQLNHQPENLQDAESGARVEEEIVYL from the exons agcacAGACACTCTACCCTTGATGTTCTAAGGAAATTGAAGTCTCCTCCTACTTTCTTTGCTGCAACCAGACTTTCTCCCATGCTGAGTGGAAGTGATGAAGTATATGCCAACTGCATGGTAGTAGACCAA GCTGGAGAATTAAAGACTAACTACATTCATGGAGATGGTGTCAGCAGTGAAATGTCTCTGAATCCCACCAACTCAATCCCGATGGCTAAGAGCTCTTCATCTCCCTCCCTTGAGGAGAATGATCAATTTATATATCTCCCAGATGAACAAAGTCAAAGGCCagtgaaaaatgaagaaaatgcagGATTAAGGCATGCCATTTCACCTTCTCATCTGTATGGAGCAGATTCGTATATTCCATTCAAGACCCATGGATATATTAAGGATTGGGGCCAAATTTATGCtgacatgaaaaaaagaag TTCAAGTCTTGATGACCTTGAAGTAGACTGTGGAAGTGGAGCTGTGTCGGACAGATCCCATGTTCACTACCTTCCCCTCGGCTCTTCAGAGGCCCTGGCTTCTAGCAGAGATGGATTGGACTTACCTACCAGTCTGCAGCCCAAG GAATACACAGTGTTTGGGATTCGGTCACGCTCCTATTCCTGCTCCTCGCCCAAAAGTTTGGTAGGAAGACCTCGCATTCCTCGGGACTTTGCAGTTGGGGATTCAAATGGAG AGAGAGCGTACAGTCTGCCTGAGCAGTCCCGAGAGCAAAGGTATGGGTGTGTGTCGCGGAGAGCcgggagcag GATTCAGGAAGAGGAATGGAATAAAGATGTTGTACCCTCAAAAAATGAGtctgaaaaatataaagtgAGTCGGACTTTCAGCTTTCTGATGAACAGAATGACTAGCACACGGAATAAATGCAAG acaaaaaataaagataCCAAAGATAAGGAGAAAGCAACCAGGCACAGCTTTTCAAATGGTTCTTTCCCAGGAGTTATCCCATGTACAGTCTGTGAAAAGGCTCTCCTAGGAAAGGAGTCACTGCAGTGCTCTC ATTGCAGTGTGATTGTGCATAAAAGCTGCAAGGAGTGCGCTCCTGTGTGCACCAAG AAATCCCAGGAGAGATACCATAATAAAAACAAGCCCCAAGTTGGTGTAACAA ATGCCCTGCCTGGAGACATTTCACAGATGGTGCTATCCGCAGTGCATCCTTCTTCCTCTGTGCCTATTGGACTGTCTCCTGGAAAGAGGGAAGCCTCACAACAGCTGTACTTCTTGTCTAaaagtgtccccagtgccagtTTGGAAAG AAGAGCTACACAATTTTCTGAACAAGACTCTGAGACTAGCCCCTGGAGGTCCAAGTCACAGTCTGAAGAGATGTTACAAGCATTAGGGACCTTTTCTTCAATGGATGCTTTTGTAATGGAAG ATGATGTGGATTTGTCTCAGTGGACTGATCTCTGCACAGATGCAGAAGAATTTGAGGCAGAGTCCTGGAGTCTTGTCGTGGATCCGATGTTCTGTAGCAAGCAAGAAAAGGATGTTGTCAAGCGGCAGGATGTCATATTTG AGTTGATGCAAACAGAAGTACATCACATCCATACCCTGTTCATTATGTCTGAAATATTCCGGAAAGGGATGAAGGAAGAACTGCAGCTTGACCACAGCATGGTGGACAGAATATTCCCCTGCTTAGATGAGCTACTGGAGATACACAGGCAATTCTTCTGCAGAATGAAGGACAGACGGCAGGAATCATGTGAGGCAGGGAGCGAGCGTAATTTTGTCATCAACAGAATTGGAGACATCCTTGTGCAGCAG ttttcagaggaaaatgcaACTAAAATGGAGAAAATATATGGAGAGTTTTGTAGCCATCAGAAAGAAGCTGTTAATCTCTTCAAGGAGCTGCAACAAAACAAGAAGTTCCAGAATTTTATTAAA CTGAGAAATAGTAACATGTTGGCACGACGCCGAGGAATCCCTGAGTGCATTTTACTCGTCACCCAGCGGATCACCAAATACCCTGTTCTGGTTGAAAGGATACTGCAATACTCAAAAG AAGGAACAGAAGAACAAAAAGACCTATGCAAAGCCCTTCGTCTAATTAAGGATATAATTGCAGCAGTAGATTTGAAAGTGAATGAgtatgaaaaaaagcaaaagctgttgGAAATTCTCTGtagaactgaaaacaaaacatatacaaagctgaaaaatggccaTGTTTTTAGGAAGCAAGACTTGATGAGGAAAGAGAGGATACTTCTTCACGAAGGTTTAGTGTATTGGAAGACAGCAACTGGTCGGTTCAAAG ACACCTTAGCTCTGCTTCTAACTGATGTACTACTGTTCTTACAAGAAAAGGATCAAAAATACATCTTTGCAGCTGTT GACCAGAAACCTTCTGTAATCTCCCTTCAGAGGCTCATAGTAAGAGAAGTAGCCAACGAAGAAAGGGGGATGTTCCTGATCAGTGCTTCGTCTGCAGGGCCTGAGATGTATGAGGTTCATACCAGTTCCAAAGAAGAACGTAACAATTGGATGAGGCATATTCAAGAGGCAGTGGAAAG TTGTCCAGAGGAAGAAGAAGTAAAAGTGAGTGAGTCTGATGAGGACAGACGTATTGCCGAGGCCAAGGCATACAGAATTCAGAAATATCAAG AATCACTGAGTAACCAAGACCAGCAAATCTGCAGTCATTTAGAAGAAAAGTTGCGTATCTATGCAGAACTGGGAGATATGTGTGGGTTTGATGATGTCCATGTAGAACCTCACCTACTTATCAAACACGATTCTGGAGAAACTCCACAGGCTGCctcactgctggcagcagcactcaggGAAG TTGAAAGTCTCCATGTCGCTGTAACAACATCACAAGTGAGCGAAACAGACAGATCACCGGAGGAAAGTACTGACGAATTAACTGTGAAGCGTACATTCACTGCCAATGAAATCTTGGAATCTGTTGCTGGTG atgcagaaagaaaagaaattgaagAATCACCAGAAATCAATCTCAGTGTTGAGGAGGAAGTGGCAGGTGCCAGTCTTGAGGATAAG GGAGGAAGTATGAATATTTCAGGATCTACAGGGACAGAG aTTGTACAAGCAATCCAGAACTTAACCCGTCTCTTATACAGCATGCAG GCAGCACTGGCTATCCAGGACAGCCACAAAGAGCTCCATAGGTTACTCCTACAAGAGAATGAGAAGACCAGTCGAGGCCAGGCTTCTCGGCTAAACCTCGTTTTGGAACAAGAAAAATACCGGAATCTGGAAAAACAAAGGGTGGAACTGGCCAACATACACAAGTTGAAGCAGCAGTTTCAGCAGGACCAGCAGCGGTGGCTGCGTGAATGTGACCAGCGGCAGCGGGAGCAGGAGGCGAGGGAGGGCCGGCTGGGGCAGCGGGAGTGCCAGTGCGAGtgtgaggaggagctgctggagcagagccgACAGGGACTGgcgctgcagctgcaggagtaCAAGCAGAGCCTGGAGAGGCTCCAAGAGGGCCAGAAAAtggtggagagagagagagacaatgtgaaaatgcagaagaaacTCCTGTGGCACTGGAAGCATGGTCAGCAAAACAGCCTGTTTTCACCCACAGGGGGCTATGAG aTAATGGGACATAATCAGTTGGACAGCTTACATGGTGAAAATGCATTCTACTTCAATGAAGCTGTAGTGTGTGTGTCTCTAAGCAGAATCAACAGATCAGATTCTTCTCTCATTTATGAGGATGGTGTGTATGGGATGAATATCTCAAATGTAGCAGGGACTGATGAAGCAGGGACTAGTGAAAATCAGGTGGACCTCAAAATGGACACTTCTTGTCAGCCAGCATTAACTAGTGCACTGTGGAAATCCACTAGTCCTTTCCAGCAGATGTCTTTTTCCTGCAAAAGCAACAAGGATTCCTTTAATAATG